One part of the Streptomyces lydicus genome encodes these proteins:
- a CDS encoding SCO6880 family protein → MSTQSHPIAPRRTYLIGRARPNAIVGKNRETGEIALIIAGAFLGMMCGLLVPVLSLRIVTLTGFPMLGLAAVYVPYKGRTFYRWFEIRRSFRRTVRRGATYRSGAAEAGVRMDGREVEIGPPPGIGRINWLAAPFGPDEIAVLLHADRRTVTAAIEIEGPGVGLRDSEDQEALVDRFGTLLKHVANGDGFVTRLQMLARTLPADPDAHAKDVTQRGDATSPRWLQESYDQLQSMVSTSSEQHRAYLVACMHYTRELATEAHTMARAARMHQGGLLRKKLDRDAGLAVVMARELTDICARLAEADIRVRQPLGQARLASLVHSMYDPDHPIDHIQAMSKRNAWPAELDAMEPTYLQAKTRESTTRAPWCHATAWIKEWPLTPVGVNFLAPLLVHTPDVIRTVAVCMDLEPTEIAIERMLTEKTNDDAEASRAAKMNRVVDPRDVAHHGRVDQRGEDLASGAAGVNLVGYITVSSRSPEALARDKRTIRASAGKSYLKLEWCDREHHRAFVNTLPFATGIRR, encoded by the coding sequence TTGAGCACGCAGTCCCACCCGATCGCGCCACGTCGCACATATCTGATCGGCCGTGCCCGGCCCAACGCGATCGTCGGCAAGAACCGCGAGACCGGTGAGATCGCGCTGATCATCGCGGGTGCCTTCCTCGGCATGATGTGCGGCCTGCTGGTGCCGGTGCTCTCGCTGCGCATCGTGACGCTCACCGGCTTCCCGATGCTCGGCCTCGCCGCCGTCTACGTCCCGTACAAGGGCCGCACCTTCTACCGGTGGTTCGAGATCCGCCGCAGCTTCCGCCGTACGGTCCGCCGGGGCGCCACCTACCGCTCCGGCGCCGCCGAGGCGGGCGTACGGATGGACGGCCGGGAGGTCGAGATCGGCCCGCCGCCCGGCATCGGGCGGATCAACTGGCTGGCCGCGCCGTTCGGCCCCGACGAGATCGCGGTCCTGCTGCACGCCGACCGCCGCACCGTCACGGCCGCCATCGAGATCGAGGGCCCGGGCGTCGGCCTGCGCGACAGCGAGGACCAGGAGGCCCTCGTCGACCGGTTCGGCACGCTGCTCAAGCACGTCGCCAACGGGGACGGCTTCGTGACCCGGCTTCAGATGCTGGCGCGCACGCTCCCCGCCGACCCCGACGCGCACGCCAAGGACGTCACCCAGCGCGGCGACGCCACCTCCCCCCGCTGGCTGCAGGAGTCCTACGACCAGCTGCAGTCGATGGTGTCCACCTCCTCCGAGCAGCACCGCGCCTACCTCGTCGCCTGTATGCACTACACCCGCGAGCTGGCCACCGAGGCGCACACCATGGCCCGCGCCGCCCGGATGCACCAGGGCGGACTGCTGCGCAAGAAGCTCGACCGGGACGCCGGCCTGGCGGTGGTGATGGCCCGTGAGCTGACCGACATCTGCGCCCGGCTCGCCGAGGCCGACATCCGGGTCCGCCAGCCCCTCGGCCAGGCCCGGCTCGCCTCCCTGGTCCACTCGATGTACGACCCGGACCACCCCATCGACCACATCCAGGCGATGAGCAAGCGCAACGCCTGGCCCGCCGAGCTCGACGCGATGGAGCCGACGTACCTCCAGGCCAAGACGCGCGAGTCGACGACCCGTGCGCCCTGGTGTCACGCCACCGCCTGGATCAAGGAGTGGCCGCTGACCCCGGTGGGCGTCAACTTCCTCGCCCCCCTCCTGGTGCACACCCCGGACGTCATCCGCACGGTCGCGGTCTGCATGGACCTGGAGCCCACCGAGATCGCCATCGAGCGCATGCTGACGGAGAAGACGAACGACGACGCCGAGGCCAGCCGCGCGGCGAAGATGAACCGGGTGGTGGACCCGCGCGACGTGGCCCACCACGGCCGGGTCGACCAGCGCGGCGAGGACCTCGCGTCCGGCGCGGCCGGCGTCAACCTCGTCGGCTACATCACGGTCTCCTCCCGCTCGCCCGAGGCGCTCGCCCGCGACAAGCGCACCATCCGCGCCTCCGCCGGCAAGTCGTATCTGAAGCTGGAGTGGTGCGACCGCGAACACCACCGGGCGTTCGTCAACACCCTGCCGTTCGCGACCGGAATCCGCCGCTAA
- a CDS encoding ATP-binding protein, producing the protein MLDPLGALTEAFTSFLFGKVETTRLPVRTSTGQAQAVYLPTAAPGLGDSGVIIGREVYSGKGYIYDPFQLYGQQLPAPHWLVLGESGNGKSALEKTYVLRQLRFRDRQVVVLDAQGEDGVGEWNLIAEELGITPIRLDPTAALNGGIRLNPLDPSITTTGQLALLRTIIEVAMGHGLDERSGFALKVAHAYVNETITDRQPVLTDIVEQLRHPEAESAEAMNVDIDDVRAWGLDVALVLDRLVDGDLRGMFDGPTSAGIDLDAPLIVFDLSHIDRNSIAMPILMAIVGVWLEHTWIRPDRKKRIFLVEEAWHIINSPFVAQLFQRLLKFGRRLGLSFVAVVHHLSDVVDGAAAREAAAILKMASTRTIYAQKADEARATGRVLGLPRWAVEIIPTLTPGIAVWDVNGNVQVVKHLITEAERPLVFTDRAMTESSAMPADEARALEAAADAEAEARAEAIAMERRWRDESSETVA; encoded by the coding sequence ATGCTCGACCCACTCGGAGCGCTCACCGAGGCGTTCACCAGCTTCCTGTTCGGGAAGGTGGAGACCACCCGGCTGCCCGTACGCACCTCCACCGGCCAGGCCCAGGCGGTCTACCTGCCCACCGCGGCCCCCGGCCTCGGCGACTCCGGCGTGATCATCGGCCGTGAGGTCTACAGCGGCAAGGGCTACATCTACGACCCCTTCCAGCTCTACGGCCAGCAGCTGCCCGCCCCGCACTGGCTCGTCCTCGGCGAGTCCGGCAACGGCAAGTCCGCCCTGGAGAAGACCTACGTCCTGCGCCAGCTGCGGTTCCGCGACCGGCAGGTCGTCGTCCTGGACGCCCAGGGCGAGGACGGCGTCGGCGAATGGAACCTCATCGCCGAGGAGCTGGGGATAACCCCCATCCGCCTGGACCCGACGGCCGCCCTCAACGGCGGCATCCGCCTCAACCCGCTCGACCCGTCGATCACCACGACCGGCCAGCTGGCCCTGCTCCGCACGATCATCGAGGTCGCCATGGGCCACGGCCTGGACGAACGCTCCGGCTTCGCCCTCAAGGTCGCCCACGCGTACGTCAACGAGACCATCACCGACCGCCAGCCCGTCCTGACCGACATCGTCGAGCAGCTGCGGCACCCCGAGGCCGAGTCGGCCGAGGCCATGAACGTCGACATAGACGACGTACGGGCCTGGGGCCTGGACGTGGCCCTGGTGCTCGACCGGCTCGTCGACGGTGACCTGCGCGGCATGTTCGACGGGCCGACGTCCGCGGGCATCGACCTCGACGCCCCGCTGATCGTCTTCGACCTCTCCCACATCGACCGCAACTCCATCGCGATGCCCATCCTGATGGCAATCGTCGGCGTGTGGCTGGAACACACCTGGATCCGGCCCGACCGGAAGAAACGGATCTTCCTGGTCGAAGAGGCGTGGCACATCATCAACTCCCCCTTCGTGGCCCAGCTCTTCCAGCGACTGCTGAAGTTCGGCCGACGGCTCGGCCTCTCCTTCGTGGCCGTCGTCCACCACCTCTCCGACGTCGTGGACGGCGCGGCCGCGCGGGAGGCCGCGGCGATCCTCAAGATGGCCTCCACCCGCACCATTTACGCCCAGAAGGCGGACGAGGCACGGGCCACCGGGCGGGTACTGGGCCTGCCGCGCTGGGCCGTGGAGATCATTCCGACGCTCACCCCCGGCATCGCGGTCTGGGACGTCAACGGCAACGTCCAGGTGGTCAAGCACCTCATCACCGAGGCGGAACGCCCGCTGGTCTTCACCGACCGGGCGATGACCGAGTCCTCCGCGATGCCGGCCGACGAGGCACGCGCCCTGGAAGCGGCGGCGGACGCCGAGGCCGAGGCACGCGCCGAGGCCATCGCGATGGAGCGCCGGTGGAGAGACGAGTCGAGCGAGACGGTGGCGTGA
- a CDS encoding TraM recognition domain-containing protein, with translation MRRGYDDERGGGRGYRAPHDGRGRGIPDSLLVGLLAFLLGLTLLVWTATGLAGLFAHGAWPQSVDYAGTPMALRHLVSAPHDLPAAWPDTPKAQLSGYGLFWGILIGELMVLLVLTIFTMGTVTRYRAVRAGRRAAARRARQEALEPLLQAPAAARAPAGPTAPTEDAPAAPLTPAPPAPASPATPATPTTVPATPETAVVAPPTGPVPEQRTASPAAPAPGTELPLPRVQFATTGRADTLAAAVATATAAPGPLIVATTDPALWAETKDARAKLGPLLTYDPTHLLDTPARLRWSPTTGCDDLATATARATALLAPVRPSATADSAVADAAQTLLRCWLHAAALDGRPFRQLHRWAHTAGAAQEPVRILRTSPKASAGQAGELESVLTAHAERRELAKELVGRALSALSSLHIRDACTPLRADSVILESFIDEGGTLYVVGEPLEDPRTEPGAMPLLTALLSSVVEHGRRMAERSSDGRLDPPLTLVLDDIAALAPLPALPDLLDTGRTRGLLTLATMRSQEQARARWPHRSLPV, from the coding sequence GTGAGGCGCGGATACGACGACGAACGAGGTGGCGGCCGCGGCTACCGCGCCCCGCACGACGGCAGGGGCCGCGGCATCCCCGACTCCCTGCTGGTGGGGCTGCTCGCCTTCCTGCTGGGCCTGACGCTGCTGGTGTGGACGGCCACCGGCCTGGCCGGCCTGTTCGCGCACGGCGCCTGGCCCCAAAGCGTGGACTACGCCGGCACACCGATGGCGCTGCGCCACCTGGTGTCCGCGCCGCACGACCTGCCCGCCGCCTGGCCCGACACCCCCAAGGCCCAACTCTCCGGCTACGGCCTGTTCTGGGGCATCCTCATCGGCGAGCTGATGGTCCTGCTGGTCCTGACCATCTTCACGATGGGCACCGTCACCCGTTACCGCGCCGTACGGGCCGGACGGCGCGCCGCGGCCCGCAGGGCCCGGCAGGAGGCGCTGGAGCCGCTCCTGCAGGCTCCCGCCGCGGCCCGCGCCCCCGCCGGGCCCACAGCCCCCACCGAAGACGCACCAGCCGCCCCGCTCACCCCGGCACCGCCCGCCCCGGCCTCTCCTGCCACTCCTGCCACTCCGACTACCGTCCCCGCCACCCCCGAAACGGCCGTGGTCGCCCCTCCCACGGGCCCGGTCCCCGAACAGCGCACCGCGTCCCCGGCCGCACCCGCCCCGGGCACCGAACTCCCCCTCCCCCGCGTCCAGTTCGCCACCACCGGCCGGGCCGACACGCTCGCCGCCGCGGTCGCCACCGCCACCGCGGCACCCGGCCCCCTCATCGTCGCCACGACGGACCCCGCCCTGTGGGCGGAGACCAAGGACGCCCGCGCCAAACTCGGCCCGCTGCTGACGTACGACCCGACGCACCTCCTCGACACCCCGGCCCGGCTGCGCTGGTCGCCGACCACCGGCTGCGACGACCTCGCCACCGCCACGGCCCGCGCCACCGCCCTGCTGGCCCCCGTTCGGCCGTCCGCCACCGCGGACTCGGCGGTCGCGGACGCCGCGCAGACCCTGCTGCGCTGCTGGCTGCACGCCGCCGCGCTCGACGGCCGCCCGTTCCGCCAGCTGCACCGCTGGGCGCATACCGCCGGCGCCGCCCAGGAACCCGTACGGATCCTGCGCACCAGCCCCAAGGCGTCCGCCGGCCAAGCCGGCGAGTTGGAGTCCGTACTGACCGCGCACGCGGAACGCCGGGAGCTGGCAAAGGAGCTGGTCGGCCGGGCCCTGAGTGCCCTCTCCTCCCTTCACATCCGAGACGCCTGCACTCCACTTCGAGCGGATTCGGTCATTCTCGAATCATTTATCGATGAGGGGGGAACGCTGTACGTGGTAGGCGAACCCCTTGAGGATCCGCGTACCGAACCGGGTGCGATGCCACTGCTCACCGCACTCCTCTCGAGCGTGGTCGAGCACGGCCGCCGCATGGCCGAACGGTCATCTGACGGTCGGCTCGACCCACCACTCACCCTCGTCCTGGACGACATCGCCGCGCTCGCCCCGCTGCCCGCGCTCCCCGATCTCCTCGACACGGGCCGGACGCGCGGCCTCCTGACGCTGGCCACCATGCGCTCCCAGGAACAGGCCCGAGCCCGCTGGCCCCACCGCTCCCTCCCGGTCTGA
- a CDS encoding GNAT family N-acetyltransferase, whose translation MGYVIRAVRADEWEQLKELRLAALADPVARVAFNETLEGAAGQTDVFWRERAARGGVDAGAITFIGEAGGGSWGGMVVVLVEGDGEVPQTHLVGVYVRPEHRGTGLAQELFGAAIRWSWGITEPVVERVRLWVHEANGQAEAFYRRLGFVATGRTLADPKNAAAVEREMVLGRAGAS comes from the coding sequence ATGGGTTACGTGATCAGAGCGGTGCGGGCGGACGAGTGGGAGCAGCTCAAGGAGCTCAGGCTGGCTGCCTTGGCTGATCCGGTGGCGCGTGTGGCGTTCAACGAGACGTTGGAGGGAGCGGCCGGCCAGACCGATGTGTTCTGGCGGGAGCGGGCCGCTCGGGGTGGCGTGGATGCGGGGGCGATCACGTTCATCGGGGAGGCCGGCGGCGGGAGTTGGGGCGGGATGGTGGTGGTGCTCGTCGAGGGGGACGGCGAGGTGCCGCAGACGCATCTGGTCGGGGTGTATGTCCGGCCGGAACACCGCGGGACCGGGCTGGCGCAGGAGTTGTTCGGCGCGGCGATTCGGTGGTCGTGGGGGATCACGGAGCCGGTGGTGGAGCGTGTGCGGTTGTGGGTGCACGAGGCGAATGGGCAGGCGGAGGCGTTCTATCGGCGGCTGGGGTTCGTGGCTACGGGGCGGACCCTTGCCGATCCGAAGAATGCGGCGGCCGTTGAGCGGGAGATGGTGTTGGGGCGCGCGGGAGCCTCGTAG
- the trpS gene encoding tryptophan--tRNA ligase, with protein sequence MDEMAVPASGRTRIFSGVKPTGHLTLGNYLGAVRGWVEEDQHRAEALFCVVDLHALTVDHDPARVRRLTRQAATLLLASGLDPEVCTVFVQSRVDEHARLSYLMECTASDGEMRRMIQYKEKTAREQARGGSVRLSLLTYPALMAADILAYGAHEVPVGEDQAQHVELTRDLAIRFNQRYGATFVVPRATVPKVAARVMDLQEPTSKMGKSHDRTAGIVYLLDEPEVVRKKVMRAVTDGGSEVVYDRAERPGLANLLDVLAACTGGDPERLAGGYDAYGALKKDVAEAVVETLRPVRERHAALAAEPGYVDEVLGRGAERARDMARPRVDAAYRAMGLLA encoded by the coding sequence ATGGACGAGATGGCGGTTCCGGCGTCGGGGCGTACGCGGATCTTCAGCGGTGTGAAGCCGACGGGGCATCTGACGCTGGGGAACTACCTCGGGGCGGTGCGCGGGTGGGTCGAGGAGGACCAGCACCGTGCGGAGGCGCTGTTCTGTGTGGTGGATCTGCACGCGCTGACCGTGGACCACGATCCGGCGCGGGTGCGGCGGCTGACCCGGCAGGCCGCGACGCTGCTGCTGGCGTCGGGGCTGGACCCGGAGGTGTGCACGGTGTTCGTGCAGAGCCGGGTGGACGAGCATGCGCGGCTGTCGTACCTGATGGAGTGCACGGCCTCCGACGGGGAGATGCGGCGCATGATCCAGTACAAGGAGAAGACGGCGCGGGAGCAGGCGCGGGGTGGGAGCGTGCGGCTGTCGCTGCTGACGTATCCGGCGCTGATGGCGGCGGACATCCTGGCGTACGGGGCGCACGAGGTGCCGGTCGGGGAGGACCAGGCGCAGCACGTGGAGCTGACGCGGGATCTGGCGATCCGGTTCAACCAGCGGTACGGGGCGACGTTCGTGGTGCCGAGGGCGACGGTGCCGAAGGTGGCGGCGCGGGTGATGGACCTGCAGGAGCCGACGTCGAAGATGGGGAAGTCGCACGACCGGACGGCCGGGATCGTCTATCTGCTGGACGAGCCGGAGGTGGTGCGGAAGAAGGTGATGCGGGCGGTCACCGACGGGGGCAGTGAGGTGGTGTACGACCGTGCGGAGCGGCCGGGTCTCGCCAATCTGCTGGATGTGCTGGCGGCGTGCACGGGTGGGGATCCGGAGCGGCTGGCCGGTGGGTACGACGCGTACGGGGCGTTGAAGAAGGACGTCGCGGAGGCCGTGGTGGAGACGCTGCGGCCGGTGCGGGAGCGGCACGCGGCGCTGGCCGCGGAGCCCGGGTACGTGGACGAGGTGCTCGGGCGCGGTGCGGAGCGGGCGCGGGACATGGCCAGGCCGCGGGTGGACGCGGCGTACCGGGCGATGGGGCTGCTGGCGTAG
- the proC gene encoding pyrroline-5-carboxylate reductase: protein MTQKVAVLGTGKIGEALLSGMIRGGWAPSDLLVTARRQERADQLHARYGVDAVSNAEAAKSADTLILTVKPQDMDSLLRELAPHVPADRLVISGAAGIPTAYFEDRLAAGTPVVRVMTNTPALVDEAMSVISAGSHATGEHLTRAEEIFAGVGKTLRVPESQQDACTALSGSGPAYFYFLVEAMTDAGILLGLPRDKAHDLIVQAAIGAAVMLRDSGEHPVKLRENVTSPAGTTINAIRELENHGVRAALIAALEAARDRSRELATGNG, encoded by the coding sequence ATGACCCAGAAGGTCGCAGTCCTCGGCACCGGCAAGATCGGCGAAGCGCTCCTCAGCGGAATGATCCGCGGCGGCTGGGCGCCCTCCGACCTCCTGGTCACCGCCCGCCGTCAGGAACGCGCCGACCAGCTCCACGCCCGCTACGGCGTGGACGCCGTCAGCAACGCCGAGGCCGCCAAGTCCGCCGACACCCTCATCCTCACCGTCAAGCCGCAGGACATGGACAGCCTCCTGCGGGAACTCGCCCCGCACGTCCCCGCGGACCGCCTCGTCATCAGCGGCGCCGCCGGCATCCCCACCGCCTACTTCGAGGACCGGCTGGCCGCCGGCACCCCCGTCGTACGGGTCATGACGAACACCCCCGCCCTCGTCGACGAGGCCATGTCCGTCATCTCCGCCGGCAGCCACGCCACCGGAGAACACCTCACCCGCGCCGAGGAGATCTTCGCCGGGGTCGGCAAGACCCTGCGCGTCCCGGAGTCCCAGCAGGACGCCTGCACCGCCCTGTCCGGCTCGGGCCCCGCCTACTTCTACTTCCTGGTCGAGGCCATGACCGACGCCGGCATCCTCCTCGGCCTGCCCCGCGACAAGGCCCACGACCTCATCGTCCAGGCCGCCATCGGCGCCGCCGTGATGCTCCGCGACAGCGGCGAACACCCCGTCAAGCTCCGCGAGAACGTCACCTCCCCGGCCGGCACCACCATCAACGCCATCCGCGAGCTGGAGAACCACGGCGTGCGCGCCGCCCTCATCGCCGCCCTGGAAGCCGCCCGCGACCGCAGCCGCGAACTGGCCACCGGCAACGGCTGA
- a CDS encoding ABC transporter permease — protein sequence MTPDAPPPARRTPAGPLSPSRTLATTARVLRQLRHDPRTLAMMLLVPCVMIALLRYVFDARPETFNSIGASLLGIFPMITMFLVTSIATLRERTSGTLERLLAMPLGKADLISGYALAFGLLAIVQSALATALSVWVLGLDVTGSPWLLLLVAVLDALLGTALGLFVSAFAASEFQAVQFMPAVLMPQLLLCGLFTPRDTMQPALKAVSDVLPMSYAVDGMTEVLHHPDLTTAFLRDSLVVTAFALLVLALGAATLRRRTA from the coding sequence ATGACCCCCGACGCCCCGCCCCCCGCCCGCCGGACCCCCGCCGGCCCCCTCTCCCCGTCCCGCACCCTCGCCACCACCGCCCGGGTCCTGCGCCAACTGCGCCACGACCCCCGCACCCTCGCGATGATGCTGCTCGTCCCGTGCGTGATGATCGCGCTGCTGCGCTACGTCTTCGACGCCCGACCGGAGACCTTCAACAGCATCGGCGCCTCGCTCCTCGGCATCTTCCCGATGATCACCATGTTCCTGGTGACCTCCATCGCCACCCTGCGGGAACGCACCTCCGGCACCCTGGAACGCCTGCTCGCCATGCCCCTCGGCAAGGCCGACCTGATCAGCGGCTACGCCCTCGCCTTCGGCCTGCTGGCGATCGTCCAGTCCGCCCTCGCCACCGCGCTGTCCGTCTGGGTCCTCGGCCTCGACGTCACCGGCTCCCCCTGGCTGCTGCTGCTCGTCGCCGTCCTCGACGCCCTCCTCGGCACCGCCCTCGGCCTGTTCGTCTCGGCCTTCGCCGCCTCGGAATTCCAGGCCGTCCAGTTCATGCCCGCCGTCCTGATGCCCCAGCTCCTCCTCTGCGGGCTCTTCACCCCCCGCGACACCATGCAGCCGGCCCTCAAGGCGGTCTCCGACGTGCTCCCGATGTCCTACGCCGTGGACGGCATGACCGAGGTCCTGCACCACCCCGACCTCACCACCGCCTTCCTCCGCGACAGCCTCGTCGTCACCGCCTTCGCCCTCCTGGTCCTCGCCCTGGGCGCGGCCACCCTCCGCCGCCGCACCGCGTGA
- a CDS encoding ABC transporter ATP-binding protein: protein MMNYGGDDDPASPAGPPPPNGPGTPAVHAHDLTVVRGRRTVLDALTFDVPPGRITGLLGPSGCGKSTLLRAVVGTQAKVTGTLDVLGRPAGDPGLRPRIGYVTQDPSVYDDLTVRQNLDYFAAVLHPGRAARAHRRESVTRALADVDLTRHADALAGHLSGGQRSRVSLAVALLGAPELLVLDEPTVGLDPVLRRDLWHLFHALAADRGTTLLVSSHVMDEAERCHRLLLMREGRILADGTPRALRDRTATPTVEAAFLHLVDAAGATPAPPGTTTEEPVR from the coding sequence ATGATGAATTACGGCGGTGACGACGACCCCGCCTCCCCAGCCGGCCCGCCACCCCCGAACGGCCCCGGCACCCCCGCCGTCCACGCCCACGACCTCACCGTCGTCCGAGGCCGCCGCACCGTCCTCGACGCCCTCACCTTCGACGTCCCCCCGGGCCGCATCACCGGCCTCCTCGGCCCCTCCGGCTGCGGCAAGTCCACCCTCCTGCGCGCCGTCGTCGGCACCCAGGCCAAGGTCACCGGCACCCTCGACGTCCTCGGCCGGCCCGCCGGCGACCCCGGCCTGCGCCCCCGCATCGGCTACGTCACCCAGGACCCGTCCGTCTACGACGACCTCACCGTCCGTCAGAACCTCGACTACTTCGCCGCCGTCCTGCACCCCGGCCGCGCCGCCCGCGCCCACCGCCGCGAGAGCGTCACCCGCGCCCTCGCGGACGTCGACCTCACCCGGCACGCCGACGCCCTCGCCGGCCACCTCTCCGGCGGCCAGCGCAGCCGGGTCTCCCTCGCGGTGGCCCTCCTCGGCGCCCCCGAACTCCTCGTCCTCGACGAACCCACCGTCGGCCTGGACCCCGTCCTCCGCCGCGACCTGTGGCACCTGTTCCACGCCCTCGCCGCCGACCGCGGAACCACCCTCCTGGTCTCCTCGCACGTCATGGACGAGGCCGAGCGCTGCCACCGGCTGCTCCTGATGCGCGAGGGCCGCATCCTCGCCGACGGCACGCCCCGCGCCCTCCGCGACCGCACCGCGACCCCCACCGTCGAGGCCGCCTTCCTCCACCTCGTCGACGCGGCCGGCGCCACCCCCGCACCCCCGGGAACCACCACCGAGGAGCCGGTCCGATGA
- a CDS encoding SulP family inorganic anion transporter yields MRRFRVARSLPSRPSIPSTTARPADRSWRSPAVWRADFTASLVVFLVAVPLCVGVSVASGAPAELGLVTGIVGGLLTGLLPGSSLQVSGPAAGLTVLVFEAVEDFGLGALGALVLIAGVLQLVMGVLRLGRWFRAISVAVVQGMLAGIGLVLIAGQLYALADAKAPGGGPANLAGLPRLAMDTIGSDPALGALAVGVSTIAVLVAWPRLRQLAPVLPRPLARLASQAPQVLPAPLVAVALVTAVVAWWDLPVARVEVRGLLDVVQPPGGADFARLTEAGAVAGALGTVLAFTLIASAESLFSAAAVDRLHDGPKTDYDRELMAQGAGNTVCGLLGALPMTAVIVRSAANVQAGARTKTSRVLHGVWLLVFAAAFPAALGVVPLAALAGVLVHAGGKLIPVKAWRPLWREHRGEAVVLAVTAVAIVATNMFEGVLLGLLMAVAKSAWATSHVHLEIAGLEGGGVVHVRALGNATFLRLPKLLDQLEALPRDREVELDLSGLRHLDHACAAALGNWEEQRRGPEGTARATARSTAP; encoded by the coding sequence ATGCGTAGGTTCCGTGTTGCCCGCTCGCTCCCGTCCCGGCCGTCGATACCGTCCACGACCGCCCGGCCCGCCGACCGCTCGTGGCGTTCGCCGGCCGTCTGGCGCGCCGACTTCACCGCCTCCCTCGTCGTCTTCCTCGTCGCCGTCCCGCTCTGCGTCGGGGTGTCCGTCGCGTCCGGGGCGCCGGCCGAACTGGGCCTGGTCACCGGCATCGTCGGCGGGCTGCTCACCGGGCTGCTGCCGGGCAGCAGCCTGCAGGTCAGCGGGCCCGCCGCCGGACTGACCGTGCTGGTCTTCGAAGCCGTGGAGGACTTCGGGCTCGGCGCGCTGGGCGCGCTGGTGCTGATCGCCGGGGTGCTCCAGCTGGTCATGGGGGTGCTGCGGCTGGGGCGCTGGTTCCGGGCGATCTCGGTCGCCGTCGTGCAGGGGATGCTCGCCGGCATCGGGCTGGTGCTGATCGCCGGGCAGCTGTACGCGCTGGCGGACGCCAAGGCGCCGGGCGGCGGGCCGGCGAATCTGGCCGGGCTGCCGCGGCTGGCGATGGACACCATCGGGTCGGACCCGGCCCTGGGCGCGCTGGCGGTCGGCGTGTCGACCATCGCGGTGCTGGTGGCCTGGCCGCGGCTGCGGCAGCTGGCGCCGGTACTCCCCCGGCCGCTGGCGCGGCTGGCGTCGCAGGCGCCGCAGGTGCTGCCGGCGCCGCTGGTGGCGGTGGCCCTGGTGACCGCCGTGGTGGCCTGGTGGGACCTGCCGGTGGCGCGGGTCGAGGTACGGGGCCTGCTGGACGTCGTGCAGCCGCCGGGCGGCGCGGACTTCGCGCGGCTGACCGAGGCCGGGGCGGTGGCCGGGGCGCTGGGCACCGTGCTCGCCTTCACCCTGATCGCGTCGGCCGAGTCGCTGTTCAGCGCGGCCGCGGTGGACCGACTGCACGACGGGCCGAAGACCGATTACGACCGGGAGCTGATGGCGCAGGGCGCCGGCAACACGGTGTGCGGGCTGCTCGGCGCGCTGCCGATGACCGCGGTGATCGTGCGCAGCGCCGCGAACGTGCAGGCCGGGGCGCGGACCAAGACCTCGCGGGTGCTGCACGGGGTGTGGCTGCTGGTCTTCGCGGCGGCGTTCCCGGCGGCGCTGGGAGTGGTGCCGCTCGCGGCGCTGGCGGGCGTACTGGTGCATGCGGGCGGCAAGTTGATCCCGGTGAAGGCGTGGCGTCCGCTGTGGCGGGAGCATCGCGGTGAGGCCGTGGTGCTGGCGGTGACGGCGGTGGCGATCGTGGCGACCAACATGTTCGAGGGGGTGCTGCTGGGGCTGCTGATGGCCGTGGCGAAGTCGGCGTGGGCGACCTCGCACGTCCATCTGGAGATCGCGGGCCTGGAGGGCGGCGGCGTGGTGCACGTACGGGCGCTGGGCAACGCGACCTTCCTGCGGCTGCCGAAGCTGCTCGACCAGTTGGAGGCGCTGCCGCGCGACCGGGAGGTCGAACTGGACCTGTCGGGGCTGCGGCACCTCGACCACGCGTGTGCGGCGGCGCTCGGCAACTGGGAGGAGCAGCGCCGCGGCCCGGAGGGCACCGCGCGGGCGACCGCCCGGTCCACCGCGCCCTGA